The Nitrospinota bacterium genome includes the window TGAAAATATGGGGTCAGGCATCATTCTCGATTCAAGTGGACACATATTAACCAATTACCATGTTGTTGAAAAACTCGACAGGGTCTTGATCAAATTATCCGATGGAAAAGAATACTTTGCCAAAATCCTTGGCTATGACGCTTATACCGATCTTGCAGTATTGAAAATATCAACATTACGCAGGCTCCCTGAACCCGAGTTTGGGGCATCCAGTTCCTTAAGCGTGGGCGAATGGGTCATGGCTATTGGCAATCCTTATGGACTGGAAGGCACCGTCACCGTTGGTGTAATAAGCGGGACTGGACGCACTGATCTTGGGATAAGCCATTATGAAAACTTTATTCAGACTGACGCCTCGATAAATCCCGGTAACAGTGGTGGCCCTTTGATCAACCTTGATGGGGAAATTGTCGGAATCAATACAGCTGTAGCCGCAATTGGATCTGGGGTGAGCTTTGCCATTCCTGTAGAAACGGCCTTGAAAATTGGAGAACAACTGATCCGTAATGGTTCGGTGGAAAGAGGCTGGCTGGGAATAGGAATTCAGAAATTGACTCCGGAACTGGCAAATACTTTCAAATTGAATACACTAGGCGTCGGGGTACTGGTAAACAGTATTGAAAAAGAAACTCCAGCCCAGTCTGGAGGTATGCTCCGTGGAGATATCATCATACAGTTTGATGGGCAAACCATTTCAAGCCTGAAGTTCTTCCAGAAGCTCGTTGCGGATACCGCGATTGGTAAAATTGTACCGGTAAAAATTTTCCGTAATGGTCAGGAAAAGACTTTGAAAATTAAAGTCGGAAAAATGCGTTCCTAGCTCCCTGTTACCTGGAATCCAGCCTCAACAATACGAGCGGATATATCATCCAGCTTTGATTTTGAATCATCATAATCAACCGTAACTTTTTTTTGGTCAAGATCTACCACCACCTTTTCAACCCCTGCCATCTTACCCACCGTTTCGTTCACAGTCTGAACACAATGTTGGCAAGTCATACCATCTACGTTTAAAACGCTTTGCATTACTCGTTCCCTTTATTAAGTGTTAACTTCGTTATTATCTAATACTGTTAAGTGATTATCTCATGAATTTTTATTAATAATTCAAGACTCAAAAAAAATCTTTACAAAATACCAAGTGATTTAAAAACAAATATTTTTCACAGAAATTTATTAAAAAACTCAAGAAACTGACATTTTAGCCGTAACTAAATTAAGGCAGTTTGGAGACTGCGCTAAAAAAAGGCTTTCAATCAACTGGGTCTTGGAGGACCTGGTATTTATAAAGCCTTAAAATCTAATAAATTCCAATTTCATGGAGGAAAATGGAATGGCACTTTGAATCTTCAATAATTTAAGTTCCGCTATAGCCCAAAACAGGCTAGACACCAACAACCGCAATCTTGGTGAATCGATTGGAAGGGTTGCTTCCGGAAATCGAGACACAAACGGTGCAGATAAATCTGTATCTGAACTTCTCAATTCCGACGCACGCACTTTAAAACAGTCGGCGAAAAACCTTAATGATGGAATCAGTTTCATTAATGTTGCCGAGGGCGGATTAAATGAACAATCTGGAATTCTGATACGTATGCGGGAACTATTATCCGCAACAGATGGTGCCCTGGGTCAAACAGAGCGGGATACATTGCAACTTGAAATCAATTCGTTGAGAGACGAGTTTAACCGTATCGCTAATTCAACAGAGTTCAACGGGCAAAAACTTTTGGATGGTTCTCTTGCATCAGACGTTGCTGACCATATCGTAATTGTTGTTGGCCTGGATTCTGATCAAAGCGGAAGAATAGATTTAAATACTGATGTGAATTTGGGGGCAACAGATTCGACCACTCTTAATCTTGACGATCTATCTGTAGCTACCTTTGAAGATGCCATATCAGGGTTTTCTAAGGTTGACGAAGCTATAGCAACCATCAGTGCTTATAGAGGAAGTATTGGAGCCGCACAAAACCGATTCGCGCGTGCCTTGAATACTTTGAATGTATCGATTGAAAACTTGACTGCCGCATCTTCAACGATTAAAGACGCTGATTTTGCTGAAGAATTCACTGAATTGACCAAGCAACAACTTTTAGTTCAGTCTTCAGCGGCAATGGTAGGACAGGCAAACCTTATACCTGAAGGAGTATTATTGCTACTGCAACAATAAGACAACACTATGAATGAATTAGAAATAACAACAAAAATTGGCAGGCGAAACCCTGTTAACGGATCAGCCAAGGGAAAGATAAAGCCTACATCTGACAAATCTTCTTCCCCTGGAAACGTTGACAAGGTAAAGCTTTCAGGGTCTTCCAAGGCTCAAGCCTCAGCAAATCCAAGTAAGGCAATCACGAGCGAAATTCGACATGACCTTGTGAATAAGTTTCGTGATGTATTGCAAAATGGATCTTATGAGGTGAAAGCAAATGAGATCGCCGACAAAATTGTTCAAAAAATCCGGGAAAACAAAAACCATCTGGTTTTATAGATTTTTTAGCAATTAATTTACTGCTGAAATCAAACTGTTTTCAGTGAAGATAGATTTGGGAACTTAGCTGTTGATTTAAGCTTATCTTCCCAGGTCTTTCCGATTCTGTTTGATCTCAAGTCAAGTTGCTCCAGCTTTTGCAGCTTATCTGATTTAGCTAAAATCTCCATCCCGATCCGTGTAATGCTGTTATTTCTTAAATCCAGCTTTCGAATACTTCCCAGCCTTTCGGATGATAACAAAGCATCCAACCCGTCATCACCCAATTGATTTTTCCTCAGATCCAGGTTTTCAACATTTTCCAACCCTTGATATTGGCTTAAATATGCCATTTCGAACCAGGTCAAATTCATACTTACTAATTTTAATACTTTTGGGTTGAGTGATAATCTGGCACTCACAAATTTCTCGAACAAGGTAAGACTTCGCACTTGTGTACCAAATAAACTCTTGTCTATTGCCGCATTTATGTCATCAATATTTCCTTTTGTTTCATAAAATATCTTCAAAAGCATTTCTTTATTTAACTCATCCTGGTTCAACTCTTCTGAACTCATGCCTACCCCTAGCTTAAGTGTAACTATTACAGATTGGAATGCATAATAACTGATTTAAAAAATTTTGTTATACTTTCTCTTGAAAAGTATAAGCTGTGTAAATTGATTTCGAATTAAAATAACATTCATACTCGAACTAATATCTAACCAGTGAATATTGCCAAATTTTTATTTTCAAAAATCTTTTCAGCTTTTATGGATATTTTTCCTATTATAGTGGTTATATCATTTTTTCAACTGGCAATTATACAAAAGCCTTTTCCCCACCCGAGTCAAACTCTTTCAGGCGTTCTTCTCGTAGTCACAGGACTCTTCATTTTTATCCTGGGACTGGAAAGCGCCCTATTCCCTATAGGCGAAAAAATGGCCAATGAGTTTGCTCTGAAAGGAAATCCATGGTGGATCATTTTTTTTGGGTTTGCATTGGGGTTTTCCACTACTATCGCGGAACCCGCTTTAACAGTTATTGCTGGAAAGGCTGGTGCCCTTGCCTCAGGGGCTGGGGCAATAGCTAACGAGAAGAAATCCATAGATAATTTTATTTTAGGGCTGCGTTTTACCGTCGCATTTTCTGTAGGGCTTTCCATTGCAATAGGTGTAATCCGGATTATGAAAGGCTGGCCTCTGATATGGTTCATCATTGGTGGCTATACCCTGATTGTATTCGCTACATTTTTCGCCCCGAAGGAGATTATAGGTATTGCATATGATTCTGGAGGAATCACGACTTCTACAATCACAGTTCCCCTGATCACAGCACTAGGTGTAGGCCTGGCTACCTCCATAAGGGGTCGAAACCCTATGTTAGATGGGTTTGGGCTTATAGCCCTGGCAAGTTTAAGCCCAATTATATTTGTTCTGGGGTATGGAATTCTTATTTATGGTGTGGGCAACTAATGGATAGCGAAGTTTTAGACACATTAGGAAAAGCTTTTAAAGGAACATTACTGGATATACTTCCAATAATTCTGGTTCTGGGCTTTTTTCAAATCGTCGCCATTCGCAAGTTTGTTCCACATCTCAAGCAAAAACTGATCGGGCTGGTATTGGTAGTTGTTGGACTTGCAATATTCATCGTTGGACTGGAGCAATGTGTATTTCCCATAGGCACAGAAATGGCCCATCAATTGACGGACCTGCAATTTCTTGCCGGGAATGATTCTGAAAAAGTAGAATTCCTGAAAAATGCCAAAAAGATTTCACCTGAAATTTATTTCTGGACCTATGTTTTTGCTTTTCTGATTGGGTTTTCCACAACCCTTGCTGAACCGGCATTGATTGCCGTTGCGTTGAAAGCAAATGAAATAACCACCGGTGCAATTTCTGCATGGGGTTTGCGAATAGCCGTTGCACTGGGTGTCGCGGGTGGTGTAACGCTGGGTGTATATCGCATAGTAACCGGAACTCCTTTGCATTACTATATTGTAACAGGGTACGCTCTATTACTTATCCAGACATGGTTTGCACCCAAACAGATTGTTCCACTCGCATATGATTCAGGTGGTGTTACAACCTCTACCGTAACAGTGCCTTTGATTGCGGCACTGGGAATTGGATTAGCCATAAATGTTCCCGGTCGCTCACCTTTGATTGACGGTTTTGGGTTGATCGCATTCGCTTCCCTTTTCCCTATGTTCACTGTCATGGCGTATGCTATGATCACTGAAAATCGGACAAAACGTACAGAGAATGAAGAACCATCATAAGGAGTAAATAGCTCATGCGTTTTAAAGTCATTTTAGCAATGGTAAATGAGACTTATCAGGACACTGTTATTGAATCTGCAAAAGCGGCTGGCGCAACAGGTGTCACCGTTTTAAATTCCCGCGGCGAAGGCATTCATTCGCACAAATCTTTTTTGGGACTGACAATGGAAGCTCAAAAAGATATGCTGCTTTTCCTGGTTGAAGATTTCATAGCCAACAATATTATGGAAGCTATTTATGAATCAGGACATTTAAAAGAGCATGGCAATGGAATTGCTTTTAGCATGAATGTAGACAGGGCAATAGGATTGGAAAGTCAAATGCCCACTATGGAAAAAGATGCTAAAGACCGTTATTTTTAATCAGCTTAGGAGAAAATAATGACCAAGATTCAAAAGGTCCGTGACGTCATGATGGCCAACTTTACTAAAGTAGAGGGAGTCATGAAAGTCTCTGATTCATTGAATATGATGCGAGAAAAAAAAATCAACGCCATTCTAATAGAACCGCGTGACGAAAATGATGTTTATGGCATCATGACCTTGAAAGATATTGCAAGAAAAGTAATCGGACAAGGAAGAAAACTCCACGAAGCACATGTATATGAAATAATGTCTAAACCTGTTTTATCAATAAATGCAGATATGCCTATTCCCTATGCGGCAAGGTTTTTGACAAACTTCAATGTATCTTACGCTATGGTAATTGAAAATAACAAGGTTACGGGAATGGTTTCTCTGAACGGCATGGTTGACCGGTGGGAAGATTANNNNNNNNNNNNNNNNNNNNNNNNNNNNNNNNNNNNNNNNNNNNNNNNNNNNNNNNNNNNNNNNNNNNNNNNNNNNNNNNNNNNNNNNNNNNNNNNNNNNATATGCCAATTCCCTATGCGGCAAGGTTTTTGACAAACTTCAATGTATCTTACGCTATGGTAATTGAAAATAACAAGGTTACGGGAATGGTTTCTCTGAACGGCATGGTTGACCGGTGGGAAGATTAGAATTCTATCAACCTTTTTTTAACGAGGTTCCTGCACGACTATCCCAAACAACTGTATCAGGACTGGAAATATGCCCTGCCTCAGCACGCCAATGGTCAAACCCTGCACTCACATTTAATATCTTGACACACTCGTTCATCCCTCCTGCTCCTCCAATATGGGAATAAAGTTTCCTGAGGTCGCCAATATATGTACCCTGCTCTGATTTATATCTATCTTGAGCTTCAGCAATATTAGCCAGCGTCGCTTCGGCCATTGCATTATGGGTGAAAATTTGTTTTTTTAGTCCATTGTAATCCACAAAAAAATTAACATAAACCCAGCCGATGAAAGGAACCAAAGCCAAAAATAATAATATCCTTTTCCACAATGTTTGATCTAAAAGAATGCCTGGGATCATAAGTGCCAATGCCAGCCACAGAGCATACTGGGAAATTTGATCAAAAATTCCCATAGCAGGAATCTTTTCACCACAAGTTGTTTGCCCGAAAACAACATTCGGAATAAAAAACAAGAAAAACAACAAGAAAAATATTTGATTGGATTTGGCGTTCATTAGGCTTTTTTTTGATTTATTGAATCATCTAAAAGTTAATATCGGTTGTTGGGTTTTATCAAATAAAAGCACTTATTTCTAGCAACAATTTGATGAATCCGCTTATTTCTAAAAATTAGGACTTCACAGAATAATTCTGCTGCGTTAATATTCTATTTTTTGGCTTTATTAGCTGTTGATTTATCTGTGAATTTTGGAGTTTTACAATGAATAATACCAGCAGGTTTGAAGATAAAGGTGATGGAACCTTGTTAGACCATGAAACCGGTTTGGTCTGGTCTAAAGAAGATTCCTGGCCAGTAGCTCAGGATTGGTTGACGTTTCAAGAAGCCCTTCAATTTGTCGATGAAATGAATAAGAAAGATTATCTTGGTTACCACGACTGGCGAATTCCAGAAAAAGAAGAAATTGAAAAGATTTATATTCCTGAATGCACCATCATAGGTCGATCCAATACCGAGTTACACATTGACCCACTTTTTGCGCCAGGCGGTGGAAATGCATCCTGGTGTCTACCTTTTGATCAACAAGCTGCTTTTTATTTTTCTTACACTTCAGGAAACTCTCAACAATTTGACCAGGACTATTCCCAGGGGTATGTCCGATTAGTTCGTCTTTATCCGAACGATTAATTTGTCAGTCGCTTTCGGCAAGGTATAATCTTGGGCATATCTTCTGGGGATGCTACCATTTGGCGGATTTCCACCTTGTCTTCCTCGTAGGCTATTGTGGCAATTTGATATTTGCCGGTATCCACTTTATCTTGACACCCAAGATACTGCTCCAGGGCTGCTCCGAGGGCATCCCATTCCAAATACAATAAGAATTGTTCTTCTGTATTTGTAAGCCCAAGGTCTACCACCAAATCACTGAACTCAAGTTCGATAATTCTGTTGATAGGTTGACCTTTGCAAAACTCGACGAAACCTGTTCCTCCGCCAACTGGTTTCTGGCATGTTAATTTAGAGTAATCGAAATTAACCAGACAATCATTTTCATCCAATATAACGGTTATTTGTGCTGTCGTGTCTTTGCAAGGCATAGTTTAAGAGTCGATTATATTCATACTGATATCCACCGCAGGTGCAGAATGGGTTAATGCACCGATGGATACAAAGTCCGCGCCGGTTTTAGATATTTCATCAAGTGTTTCATAAGTCACACCACCACTGATTTCAATTTTTGCCCGACCATCGATTATTTTAACAGCCTCATGGATCGTATCTATGTTCATATTATCGAGCATTATTATATCGACCTTGTTTTCCAGGGCTTCCTGAACTTCTTCAAGGTTTTGAGTTTCGACTTCAATTTTATTTGTATTACCCAGGGCTTCACGTACTTTTTCAACGGAT containing:
- a CDS encoding DUF1538 domain-containing protein, with the protein product MDSEVLDTLGKAFKGTLLDILPIILVLGFFQIVAIRKFVPHLKQKLIGLVLVVVGLAIFIVGLEQCVFPIGTEMAHQLTDLQFLAGNDSEKVEFLKNAKKISPEIYFWTYVFAFLIGFSTTLAEPALIAVALKANEITTGAISAWGLRIAVALGVAGGVTLGVYRIVTGTPLHYYIVTGYALLLIQTWFAPKQIVPLAYDSGGVTTSTVTVPLIAALGIGLAINVPGRSPLIDGFGLIAFASLFPMFTVMAYAMITENRTKRTENEEPS
- a CDS encoding DUF1538 domain-containing protein; protein product: MDIFPIIVVISFFQLAIIQKPFPHPSQTLSGVLLVVTGLFIFILGLESALFPIGEKMANEFALKGNPWWIIFFGFALGFSTTIAEPALTVIAGKAGALASGAGAIANEKKSIDNFILGLRFTVAFSVGLSIAIGVIRIMKGWPLIWFIIGGYTLIVFATFFAPKEIIGIAYDSGGITTSTITVPLITALGVGLATSIRGRNPMLDGFGLIALASLSPIIFVLGYGILIYGVGN
- a CDS encoding DUF1566 domain-containing protein, translated to MNNTSRFEDKGDGTLLDHETGLVWSKEDSWPVAQDWLTFQEALQFVDEMNKKDYLGYHDWRIPEKEEIEKIYIPECTIIGRSNTELHIDPLFAPGGGNASWCLPFDQQAAFYFSYTSGNSQQFDQDYSQGYVRLVRLYPND
- a CDS encoding flagellar biosynthesis anti-sigma factor FlgM is translated as MNELEITTKIGRRNPVNGSAKGKIKPTSDKSSSPGNVDKVKLSGSSKAQASANPSKAITSEIRHDLVNKFRDVLQNGSYEVKANEIADKIVQKIRENKNHLVL
- a CDS encoding CBS domain-containing protein; amino-acid sequence: MTKIQKVRDVMMANFTKVEGVMKVSDSLNMMREKKINAILIEPRDENDVYGIMTLKDIARKVIGQGRKLHEAHVYEIMSKPVLSINADMPIPYAARFLTNFNVSYAMVIENNKVTGMVSLNGMVDRWED
- a CDS encoding heavy-metal-associated domain-containing protein is translated as MQSVLNVDGMTCQHCVQTVNETVGKMAGVEKVVVDLDQKKVTVDYDDSKSKLDDISARIVEAGFQVTGS
- a CDS encoding PDZ domain-containing protein, coding for MPDSKLFHHVRKFAWACLIVVVVLININLFLDSYTGPTLNKAIPKSIEDSQDYKNLLDLQNAFIRNAKTIKPSVVSVNKVKELVEKSSWYEPHGSRPWYYSLKNWFAENLKSRKFSIENMGSGIILDSSGHILTNYHVVEKLDRVLIKLSDGKEYFAKILGYDAYTDLAVLKISTLRRLPEPEFGASSSLSVGEWVMAIGNPYGLEGTVTVGVISGTGRTDLGISHYENFIQTDASINPGNSGGPLINLDGEIVGINTAVAAIGSGVSFAIPVETALKIGEQLIRNGSVERGWLGIGIQKLTPELANTFKLNTLGVGVLVNSIEKETPAQSGGMLRGDIIIQFDGQTISSLKFFQKLVADTAIGKIVPVKIFRNGQEKTLKIKVGKMRS
- a CDS encoding P-II family nitrogen regulator yields the protein MRFKVILAMVNETYQDTVIESAKAAGATGVTVLNSRGEGIHSHKSFLGLTMEAQKDMLLFLVEDFIANNIMEAIYESGHLKEHGNGIAFSMNVDRAIGLESQMPTMEKDAKDRYF